From a region of the Triticum aestivum cultivar Chinese Spring chromosome 7D, IWGSC CS RefSeq v2.1, whole genome shotgun sequence genome:
- the LOC123165311 gene encoding signal peptide peptidase-like 1: MESLWKLSYLLEPASLALIVTAVSVAYASASRALDHGKEMERNLDFSEASITLDRSQALMIPLASSCSLLLMFYLFSSVSHLVTAFTAGASVMALFFCLSPSIAYAKSQLNLMDPFVSRCCSKSFTRLQGLLLTFCISTVAVWLVTGHWLLNNVLGISICIAFVSHVRLPNIKICSLLLVCLFVYDVFWVFFSERFFGANVMVSVATQKASNPVHTVANKLSLPGLQLITKKIELPVKLVFPRNLLGGIVPGSTPGDYMMLGLGDMAIPGMLLALVLSFDHRKSKGVAVPSDLSPSSKRRKYVWFALTGYGVGLVTALAAGILSQSPQPALLYLVPSTLGPIVYLSWLRNDLWELWEGSGTIVNEKAHLLEV, translated from the exons ATGGAGTCCTTGTGGAAGCTGTCCTATTTGCTTGAGCCGGCGTCACTTGCCCTCATCGTGACGGCTGTTTCAGTTGCCTATGCATCAGCGTCTCGTGCTCTGGACCATGGCAAGGAGATGGAGAGGAACTTGGACTTCTCGGAGGCCTCCATCACACTTGATCGGTCGCAGGCTCTCATGATCCCCCTTGCAAGCTCATGCAGCCTACTGCTGATGTTCTATCTGTTTTCATCTGTATCGCACCTCGTCACCGCGTTTACCGCCGGAGCCTCTGTGATGGCGCTCTTCTTCTGTCTGTCTCCGTCTATCGCCTACGCCAAGTCGCAGCTCAATCTAATGGATCCTTTCGTGTCGAGGTGCTGTTCCAAGTCATTTACCCGGTTGCAAGGATTGCTATTGACTTTCTGCATAAGCACGGTGGCAGTGTGGCTGGTAACAGGGCATTGGTTGCTAAATAATGTACTTGGGATTTCCATATGCATAGCATTTGTCAGTCATGTGAGGCTTCCCAACATAAAGATTTGTTCGTTGCTTCTCGTGTGTCTGTTTGTCTATGATGTTTTCTGGGTCTTCTTCTCCGAGAGGTTTTTCGGAGCAAATGTTATGGTCTCTGTTGCCACTCAGAAGGCATCTAACCCAGTTCACACAGTAGCAAACAAGCTTAGCCTGCCTGGGTTGCAGTTGATTACGAAGAAGATAGAGCTTCCGGTGAAGCTTGTCTTCCCTAGGAATTTGTTGGGCGGGATTGTTCCAGGAAGCACTCCTGGTGACTACATGATGCTTGGCCTTGGAGACATG GCCATCCCAGGGATGCTTCTAGCTCTTGTACTCTCTTTCGATCATCGCAAGAGCAAAGGTGTGGCTGTTCCATCAGACTTGTCTCCCTCCTCAAAGCGGCGAAAATATGTATGGTTTGCGCTAACAGGTTATGGTGTTGGCTTGGTAACTGCATTGGCAGCTGGGATCTTGTCTCAGTCTCCCCAGCCTGCTCTACTCTACCTG GTGCCCTCGACACTCGGGCCCATCGTGTACCTGTCATGGTTGAGGAATGATCTGTGGGAGCTGTGGGAAGGATCTGGCACAATTGTGAACGAGAAAGCTCATTTGCTGGAAGTCTGA